A stretch of Macadamia integrifolia cultivar HAES 741 chromosome 7, SCU_Mint_v3, whole genome shotgun sequence DNA encodes these proteins:
- the LOC122083699 gene encoding bZIP transcription factor 60-like, translating to MGDGETQTDEFFSQIETLFENIPNDVSLFMDDLPIVSEPSVNDSVQENSNPSPDSVSSWMDELEELLMKDDTESCVNPEEFCQDFFSDVLDASPDQSCEARVSDEDTSTPEANISDDNEENDKFDDSVGKEGEGDDPMSKKRKRQLRNKDAALRSRERKKIYVRDLELKSKYLEGECRRLGRLLQCYIAENQALHVSLQSKVSGAMTKQESAVLLLESLLLGSLLWFLCIICLFTLPALPHLNLGDPVPKDEGRSNQMQESVLLRAAGNERLDLRMSRLFLKSRRWKATRTKMKADPESHAVLVRMIC from the exons ATGGGTGATGGAGAGACTCAAACAGATGAATTCTTCAGTCAGATTGAAACCCTGTTCGAAAACATTCCCAACGATGTAAGTCTCTTTATGGATGATCTACCCATCGTCAGTGAGCCATCGGTTAACGATTCAGTTCAAGAGAACTCGAATCCTTCCCCGGATAGTGTTTCATCATGGATGGACGAGCTTGAGGAGTTGCTGATGAAGGACGATACGGAGTCCTGCGTTAACCCGGAGGAATTTTGTCAGgatttcttctctgatgttcTCGATGCCTCTCCTGATCAATCTTGTGAAGCACGGGTTTCCGACGAGGACACTTCAACtccggaagccaatatctccgATGATAACGAGGAGAATGACAAGTTTGATGATTCTGtggggaaggaaggagaaggggacgATCCGATGAGCAAGAAACGCAAAAG GCAACTGAGAAATAAAGATGCCGCCTTGAGATcaagagagaggaaaaagattTATGTAAGAGATCTTGAATTGAAAAGCAAATACCTTGAAGGAGAGTGCAGGAGACTGGGTCGCTTGCTTCAATGCTATATTGCAGAGAATCAAGCTCTCCACGTTAGCTTGCAGAGCAAGGTTTCTGGTGCCATGACCAAGCAGGAGTCTGCCGTACTCTTGTTGG AATCCCTGCTGTTGGGTTCCCTGCTTTGGTTCCTGTGCATCATTTGCCTGTTCACTCTGCCCGCACTGCCGCACTTGAATCTGGGAGATCCCGTTCCAAAAGACGAAGGCAGGAGCAATCAGATGCAGGAAAGCGTGCTCCTAAGAGCAGCAGGAAATGAGAGATTAGATTTACGAATGTCGCGACTCTTCCTTAAGAGTAGAAGATGGAAAGCCACAAGGACGAAGATGAAGGCGGACCCAGAATCCCATGCCGTTTTGGTGCGAATGATTTGTTGA
- the LOC122083700 gene encoding splicing factor U2af small subunit B-like, with product MAEHLASIFGTEKDRVNCPFYFKIGACRHGDRCSRLHNRPTISPTLLLSNMYQRPDMITPGVDPQGQPIDPRKIQEHFEDFYEDIFEELNKFGEIESLNICDNLADHMVGNVYVQFKEEDQAAAALRALQGRFYSGRPIIVDFSPVTDFREATCRQFEENSCNRGGYCNFMHVKQISRELRRKLFGRYRRSTGTRSRSRSPSPYSRRESERRGDYRDRDYRNGRRSADRYGRYDIDGGRRRHGSPRRTRSPVREGSEERRARIEQWNREREENQR from the coding sequence ATGGCTGAGCATTTAGCTTCTATCTTCGGCACTGAAAAGGACCGAGTGAATTGCCCATTCTATTTCAAGATTGGTGCTTGCCGCCATGGTGATAGATGCTCCCGTCTTCACAACCGGCCCACCATTTCCCCGACTCTCCTTCTATCAAACATGTACCAGCGGCCCGATATGATCACTCCTGGTGTTGATCCCCAAGGACAGCCCATCGACCCTCGGAAGATCCAAGAACACTTTGAGGACTTTTATGAGGACATCTTTGAGGAGCTCAATAAATTTGGTGAGATTGAGAGTTTGAACATCTGTGACAACCTTGCGGATCACATGGTTGGTAATGTATACGTCCAGTTCAAGGAGGAAGACCAAGCGGCTGCAGCTTTGCGGGCATTGCAGGGGCGTTTCTACTCTGGTCGCCCAATCATTGTTGATTTCTCTCCGGTGACTGATTTCCGTGAAGCAACTTGCCGGCAGTTTGAGGAGAACAGCTGCAATCGAGGGGGATACTGCAATTTCATGCATGTGAAGCAGATTTCAAGGGAATTGAGGAGGAAGCTCTTTGGAAGGTATCGTCGGTCAACGGGGACCCGGAGTCGAAGCAGAAGTCCAAGTCCATACTCCCGTAGGGAATCAGAGAGGCGTGGAGACTACCGTGACCGGGACTATCGGAATGGTAGGCGGAGTGCGGACAGGTATGGAAGATATGACATTGATGGGGGAAGGCGACGGCATGGGAGTCCGAGGCGAACCAGGAGCCCAGTTAGGGAGGGGAGTGAGGAACGGAGAGCAAGGATTGAGCAATGGAATAGGGAGAGGGAGGAGAATCAGCGGTGA
- the LOC122083652 gene encoding mitotic spindle checkpoint protein BUBR1-like (The sequence of the model RefSeq protein was modified relative to this genomic sequence to represent the inferred CDS: added 59 bases not found in genome assembly), with protein MESKNKIKSANDIFNLGISRRAQPIKKLEATYKKFFTRSLRKQKATTEEDSTENHLPVRSFGTLLSNREARRQNTEISDLARKKLKVDRAHNAPLSIYKDRNDSIAHSHQPLSMSDMRTWNTLGTRAERNKENAAIPTKWASNKIPQRPGSSTRAAAASACIEVFVDEECAELPTTAKQDGNPSTLHLKQGDSRDIKNETELLKENPLRNFPLSSFPR; from the exons GAGGGCACAACctattaaaaaattagaagctaCTTACAAGAAATTTTTCACACGCTCGTTGAGAAAACAAAAAGCTACTACGGAA GAGGATTCAACTGAAAATCACTTACCAGTTAGAAGTTTTGGCACTCTCTTGTCCAATAGAGAAGCCC GAAGGCAAAATACAGAAATTTCTGATCTTGCAAGGAAGAAGTTGAAGGTTGATAG GGCTCATAATGCTCCACTTTCCATTTATAAAGATAGAAATGATTCTATAGCCCACAGCCATCAACCATTATCAATGTCTGACATGAGGACCTGGAACACACTTGGGACTCGAGcagaaaggaataaagaaaatgCAGCCATCCCCACCAAGTGGGCATCAAATAAG ATTCCTCAAAGACCAGGGTCTAGCACTAGAGCAGCTGCAGCGAGTGCTTGTATTGAGGTCTTTGTTGATGAGGAATGTGCAGA ATTACCAACAACAGCTAAACAGGATGGGAATCCCTCAACACTGCATCTTAAACAGGGGGACAGTAGAGACATTAAGAA TGAGACAGAGTTGCTGAAGGAAAACCCATTACGCAATTTCCCTCTAAGTAGTTTTCCTCGTTGA